From a single Peromyscus maniculatus bairdii isolate BWxNUB_F1_BW_parent chromosome 4, HU_Pman_BW_mat_3.1, whole genome shotgun sequence genomic region:
- the Slco4a1 gene encoding solute carrier organic anion transporter family member 4A1 — protein MPQHAMGDKHFLSLPKHLFTSASSATDSGCDTPPSSRASPASLRSAHSPLDSSSQHLFEPQVEKRSSQTAREVQYKSAGPKSTLCGWQAFTPKCLQVFNTPKGFLFFLCAASFLQGMIVNGFINTVITSIEQRFDLHSYQSGLIASSYDIAACLCLIFVSYFGGNGHKPRWLGWGVLVLGIGSLVFALPHFTAGHYEVEMDEEVGAGACLANGSHVECMDSGLSNYRLIFMLGQLLHGVGATPLYTLGVTYLDENVKSNYSPIYIAIFYTAAILGPAAGYLIGGAMLNVYTELSQRTELTTDSPLWVGAWWIGFLGAGITAFLIAIPILGYPRQLPGSQRYIVTRATETQQLKDHSHKAVSNPTFGKTIRDLPLSIWLLLRNPTFILLCLAGATEATLIAGMSTFGPKFFEAQFSLSASEAATLFGYLVVPAGGGGTLLGGFLVNRFKLRGSGIIRFCLFCTLTSLLAFFVFLTHCPNMPMAGVTASYAGSPLPEGHLDLKAACNAIYCCQAEHYSPLCGSDGIMYYSPCYAGCPVGAETGPGGQKMYRGCSCVLEKVASGLGNATAGKCTSACQRKPLLLALVFVVIIFTFLSSIPALTATLRCVCDQQRSFALGIQWIVVRTLGSIPGPIAFGWVIDKACLLWQDQCGHQGSCFVYQNEAMSRYMLIAGLTFKVLGFLFFVTAYFLYKSPSSSADGLEASLPSQSSASDNPTEQLQSNV, from the exons ATGCCCCAGCACGCGATGGGGGACAAGCATTTCCTTTCCCTCCCAAAGCACCTCTTCACCAGTGCATCCTCAGCCACAGACAGTGGGTGTGACACTCCACCCAGCAGCAGAGCATCCCCAGCCTCCCTGCGCTCTGCCCACAGCCCCCTGGACTCCTCCAGCCAACACCTGTTTGAGCCCCAGGTTGAGAAGCGGAGTAGCCAGACAGCCCGTGAGGTGCAGTACAAGTCTGCTGGGCCGAAGAGCACACTGTGTGGCTGGCAAGCCTTCACTCCCAAGTGCTTACAGGTCTTCAACACCCCCAAgggcttcctcttcttcctgtgtgcAGCCTCCTTCCTCCAGGGCATGATAGTGAATGGCTTTATCAACACTGTCATCACCTCCATTGAGCAGCGCTTCGACCTGCACAGCTACCAGAGTGGGCTCATCGCCAGCTCCTATGACAtcgctgcctgtctctgcctcatcttTGTCAGCTACTTTGGGGGCAATGGGCACAAGCCACGCTGGCTGGGCTGGGGTGTGCTGGTCCTGGGGATTGGCTCCCTGGTGTTTGCACTGCCCCATTTCACTGCTGGCCACTATGAGGTGGAGATGGAtgaggaggtgggggcaggggcatGTCTGGCCAACGGGAGTCATGTGGAGTGTATGGACTCAGGCCTGTCCAACTACAGGCTGATCTTCATGCTGGGCCAGCTGCTGCATGGTGTGGGTGCCACACCTCTCTACACACTGGGTGTCACCTACCTGGATGAGAATGTCAAGTCAAACTATTCACCCATCTATATTG CCATCTTTTACACGGCAGCCATCCTTGGACCTGCAGCAGGCTACCTGATTGGAGGAGCCAtgctaaatgtttacacagaatTGAGCCAACG GACAGAGCTGACCACTgacagcccactgtgggttggTGCCTGGTGGATTGGCTTCCTAGGAGCTGGGATCACCGCATTCCTCATCGCCATTCCCATCCTTGGCTATCCCCGGCAGCTACCAG GTTCCCAGCGGTACATCGTTACGAGAGCGACTGAGACACAGCAGCTGAAAGATCACAGCCACAAAGCAGTGAGCAATCCGACTTTCGGCAAGACTATCAGAGACCTGCCCct CTCGATCTGGCTCCTTCTAAGAAACCCCACATTCATCCTGCTCTGCCTGGCAGGGGCTACTGAAGCCACACTCATCGCCGGCATGTCCACATTCGGTCCCAAGTTCTTCGAGGCGCAGTTCAGCTTGAGTGCCTCCGAGGCTGCCACGTTGTTTG GATACCTGGTGGTGCcagcaggcggtggtggcacgctcCTGGGTGGCTTCCTGGTGAACAGATTCAAGCTCCGTGGCTCTGGGATCATCAGGTTCTGTCTGTTCTGCACCTTGACCAGCCTACTGGCCTTCTTTGTCTTCCTCACGCACTGTCCCAACATGCCCATGGCAGGTGTGACAGCTAGCTACGCTGGGAG CCCCCTGCCTGAAGGCCACTTGGACCTGAAGGCGGCTTGCAACGCCATCTACTGTTGCCAGGCAGAGCACTACAGCCCCCTGTGCGGTTCAGACGGCATCATGTACTACTCGCCCTGCTATGCGGGCTGCCCCGTGGGTGCTGAGACTGGCCCGGGTGGCCAGAAG ATGTACCGAGGCTGTAGCTGTGTCCTTGAGAAGGTTGCCTCTGGCTTGGGCAATGCTACCGCAGGGAAGTGCACTTCCGCCTGTCAGAGAAAGCCCCTCCTCCTGGCTCTCGTGTTCGTTGTAATTATCTTTACATTCCTCAGCAGCATTCCAGCTCTGACCGCTACTCTACG GTGTGTCTGTGATCAGCAAAGGTCCTTTGCCCTGGGGATCCAGTGGATTGTCGTGAGAACACTAG GCAGTATTCCAGGGCCCATTGCCTTTGGCTGGGTGATTGACAAGGCCTGCCTGCTGTGGCAGGACCAGTGTGGCCACCAGGGGTCCTGCTTTGTGTACCAGAATGAAGCCATGAGCCGCTACATGCTCATTGCAGGGCTCACTTTCAAG GTGTTGGGCTTCCTCTTCTTTGTCACTGCCTACTTCCTGTACAAGTCCCCATCATCATCCGCGGATGGCCTGGAGGCCTCCCTGCCCAGCCAGTCCTCAGCCTCTGACAACCCCACAGAACAGCTCCAGAGCAATGTCTGA